Sequence from the Metopolophium dirhodum isolate CAU chromosome 2, ASM1992520v1, whole genome shotgun sequence genome:
CCGGAAATTATGTCGTCATTCCGTAGCCCGTTCGCAGTTTATAGGTACGTCTTGGAAatacgtatacgtatattaggtatataaattgttgttataatgTTGTCGCGCCGACGCCCGATGTTGCAGCTATTTTATACAGTGATACAGTGTTTGAGTGCCGTAGTGGTACTGCCATTGCCATATGACCCATACAATTGCACTGACAATTGACATTATAGGcacattattgttttatgtgGTATAAACCatcgaataatattgtataatattatatttaagtacctaccttataTTATGGTAACCTGCGCATGGCTGCACCTATAGTGTACGCTATGCTgcaacatacacacacacacactcacacagtctgtaacaatattgttaacggtatcgtataatataatatgttcatttatcataaatcacaatgatttttttttcatcttgtttttattgtatataaactgAGTGTCCGCTGTCTACTCGTGCATTCCCGCCCACCGATGTTCCATACCGTCTCTGATTACCAGTCTCCTGCcataactttaaacttaatgGAGATTAATAACTCAACTTTtagaagataaaatattaacgtagatttaagtttttatttctaaatattagttgtatagaaaaaaaaaatattatatattatttctgatGTCAACATCCCATTTTCTCAATGAATACTACACCTTAGTCTATCCGCACACCAAACAATACGTTATTGATTCCGCTTCTGAAGTCGCTCAATCACTTTGcattaaaatgtcttattttgttaaaaattacgtttaaatgaaacaaaaatgcaCCATTGGCCAACGTCTCTATAATGGATACGCAACTCACAAACACCATAAAACTGTGTCTGATGGAcctaataaacacatttttgctaatataacaatcaaaaaataaattttttcacaaatttcacgaacatactatattatttatcacgCCTCTGTAATCGTACGCAGTACTGCGACGGGCCAGCtggtgaattataataataaaacgtagcTTCTTTAGTTCTTTATAATTAAACGCAGCAGCTGCAGTTGCGTTGAGGTTCATTCCATAAGTTATGttgcaaaattataaattgtatacagacacccaacaacaatttttttttataaaccagCGAGGGCTACGCCTTTCTCTCCCTTAGTCCCCCAGATTGATAacttcatatatttattaattatactaaataaattattacataacggataaactaaaaatgtagaCCTTGGATTGTATGATTTTGCTGTATATATTTTGGTGTAttaaacatttgtaaattaCAAATGTACGATGTATACcttaatgaaacaaaaaaaaatatttcaacaaccataaaaaaaaattgagaagtcaattttgaaatttgtaacaataaaaacataaatacctaatgacaaacaaataattattattttctaatcaaaattaaatcagcattattttagtatttcctataatttcaatttgtactagtaattttaattacattttttattttcatattattttaattaaataatatgcttgTTTTTACAagtgtttaattttacttaaaccAATTTCTAGGAAGTGAATCTAGGAAAATGCCTACACTCCCCCCCTGGCTATTTTTTTGGTGTATAGGTAATGTTCTCATTTAATGGCGGATATTCtccacacatatttttttaaattaaattattatttttttgtctgacgcgtagaaaaataaaataaattttcaaatatttcaataaatatatattttttgatataaaaatgctACAGACTAACTAGCTACTATGGCCCATGATGGGTGTATTTATGTTCATATATATATCAGTAATATAGcaatatactaaataggtataggtactaatattgtacacaataaCACGAAGTGTACTGCAGTCTTGCGTACCATAGATTACACTCTATAGTTTATATCCATATCAATAATTAtcctacatttaaaaacaaaccattaggtaataatattgattttataatatagtatgtttgtaccctataggtacattattggtACCACCACCACTCAACCAAAAAAAGTGTTGTGGCCGCATGCTCGCAACACTTTGACATAAACTACATATGATGGTTTGATGCCACTAATGTggagtaataatttttttctaaaatcatgtttcaaaaatattgtttgggAATAAAAGTAGTTGACCGCGGGAAAGGCGGGTGAGACTGCATTTTGTGTATTATGGTGATGACTGATGACAAATCgcaatacaaaaaataacacgGCATATTGGGCTCCGAGTacgttcataaataaatatttattttgtgtgtacCTACGTCgcatttattacttattataatatgcattatgtaaAGTAATTTGCCACGACGTTTTTTTCCGGAACACTGAAGTACGAGTAGTCTCCTGCAGAAGTTCAGAGACAACACTGCAGTGAATGTTGAATTTTAACCATTCGACGAATCACATACCTCTATTCGTGACGAGTTACATTTTGTAtctgtaatctataatattgttgtgtgtttaaaaatttcaagAAATCGAAATGTGTAACCGACCGTGAGCAATGCAAATCACATTGGCGCGCGGCGGCGGTGGTTACTAtaacgacaataattattatatttatatatacaataatgtagTTGTTCCCGTCATCgtacttacacacacacacacacacacacacacacaacatatAACGTGTACTATAATGTGAAATGCGAATAAAAGGGCGTGGTGATTCCAGTCGTCTCGAGTTATGATATCCCTGAGAATATTGTTTAGAGGGCTGTCAGGCGGTGTCTACATAATATCTCCGAGTTTCCGACCGACTATTATGCAAATACCTACGTTcttattttgcaaattattatttatttacattatacttGGTATTTTCGGTTCGCCTACatgattataacattttttaagtaggtataaaaaaaaaaaacttccaaacGATTGTTCGCATttgtatacaaacaaaatatttattttttttttacacagctAAATTATTTCGTGTGTATACTTATTTTCGGTAAATTGTAGGGTATGACAAATTATTTCGTATCTATTACTTTACGGATCCAGTTAATATTTCTTCGATGTCTTATGGGAAACCATATAAGGTACctagataatatgtataatacctatgccCTACATACTTATATAGACAGACAGAACACGGTCCACGGAagcctataggctataagtatattattatagaataggtAAGGAtataacattttgattatattcTACATGAAAACTTCCGAAATATAGACGCCCACAagattatacgatattattggttatagataatataatgcatGTATACGAAAATaaacatgtacataatatacatgtaggtacctatataaacaatgataatttataagggTAGGTATACTTGTATACAAGTATATACAGTTAGAActtaacaaaattgattttgggaGGGAGTGTGACAAAACATTGTCAAATAGAAATAGcaaatttaccattattataaaaaattgttatctaaaatatataatgaagaTTTAAGAGTAAATTGAGGAAATTCAATATCgttatacaatagtataaactatttatcattataattttatttttccgattcgttatacctaatattatatacagtctggttaaatatttaaataaaataatataaatatatgattataagatAGGTACGATtcgtagtataatatgatattagagCAAGGACTTTTGTACTAAAAATCAtagtaaaaagttaaaaatatgcacttgtGGCCTTAtaggtatcaacattttttaaaagaaaaaattattaagaaaaaaaacaaataaacatctATCGTAAGTACTATCCATACACTATTACCTAATATccgatattttatacaaaaatagacataaaaaaagaattttataaaCTCTGTTTTGTCCTGTATTAATATCTAAAGTTTAGATGTTATGGATAGTTTAGATTCTAAACTATCCACTGTccgtttaaaaattagtttttatatcgtctttataaaaaattatctgcAGTTTAATCAAATTGTTAACctcaatttacaaaaaatatttaccgaacgcttaatttttaataaactttcaaaatatatccttaaaattaaaaatattacctttaaacCCAAAActgatgaaatatatataaaaaaatgcgCTAAAAGAGTATTTCTAAGCATACGATAAAGTTAACcagaaaaaaacatacaaatgcaTCAAAGTCCTTGctctatatattacctatatggcaTTATggctatatgtaggtatatattacttCTTCACAAGTACCTATATGCGCTGTGCGtaaacatagtacctatatagatatggCCAATCAAATTCGGTCATAaattcatgatattattttgttaaattaatttatagacaATTAATGTAACTTGCGCAGATAACTATATATAAGCAGAATAATAGAACTAAAAATCTGCTTTCTATTGGTATAGTTCTACAAATTAAGCGTAAACgtgtgtaattaataaatattaatttaggtataagtgtataacattCGTTTTTAACCGTGAAATGTATCTTATTTTAGGTTGCGTTAAGGTGAGCACCGTTGGGGTGTACAGCCGTCCGGAGCCGTCCCTGAGACTGTGCCTGCAGTATTTGGACTTGACTGACTGCCAGCTTGTCGACGATGCAAATCTATGTGTGATAGTTAGTAATTGTCCACAACTAGCCTACTTGTACCTGCGGCGATGTACTAAAGTCACAGGTAATGACACGACGAACCTACCCACTATGTAGTCAATTAgtcaaaattactataaatgcataaaacaatatatgaTTGTTTGATTTAATCTGCAAATTatctaaataggtaatataatataataatatgatcatatgcgtgtaggtatctatatagtgTTGGTATACCATTTAAGTGTACATACTATATACGATCTACATTTTGCATTTTTCTTGATCcctttatagttattattgcgTTATAAACAGTGATGTAGTCTCAAAAAAGTTTATGGGTACACGCCttaatcattgtaaaaaataacgtGGGGGGCTACGCCTAACCTGCGTACCACGATTTTCGTTAAGGGTTCTGGTGCCAGTCTTTCAagttttccacaattctataaaatttgaaaattaaattttatattttagttgccacctcaatcATAAGACTTTatcactaatctactacccgatacctatttaggggccaggggggttgatagggtgtaatatatcgaaaaaattactttacgggaataactctcaagctttgtagaattgtcggatttttaaactatttttttatctgaaagatgaAGAtttcctacagcccgcatcgatctctgattttatattttatttcaaataattgtattaaaaaatttctaaaaaaatactttttatcttgtattttcttagacatattataaagtttgagaataaaatattgaaaaacagagatcgattcgggctgtagaatatttccctctaacaattaaaaaaaaaatgatgaaatttggttgattctacaaggcggtatcgttattcccgcagagtgtatttttgaggacaaaatggcatcggcaccgagCGCCTTAAGGGTACACGGCACacgcataaatataaaattagaaggTTGGTATACACGTCGTGTACCCGTGTACCCTCCACTACACTACTGGACTTAGTAGTTATAattacttgttagttgttataataacaacataataatattactgtagattatacataataatataatatttataataagtgtgGTCGTTATGTACGACTAACCGAACGTGGTATAAGTATTATACTTACCCAATACTTAAACACATTAattgtaaactatttttatttcaatcttatatttaaatatgtacctGCAGACTGCAAAGTTAAGACTCAAGATATTGATCAtaggataatattttacacgagATATTtggtcattatttaaaataaaaatattattatataagttcctatatattttacagtctgttatttatatatataacatgtcGTATAATACATAAGTAATCTGGTAATGTGTATCCTTGATAGTTGGAAGGTAAAACATTTTCCATTCAGATTTTGTCTCATCCTGGAAAACGCGGAATGCCAATTATTCGCATTGCGTTCATACTCGGGTAAATACTCCACAAATAAGAATTCTTGAGCTGTGGATCCGGTTTTAATTCATTAAGACGCTTTTTATATTTGCCAAGAAcgagtatatataggtataatgcattatattatattatgctctataactattttattgcaGAACCTCTTcagttctaaaataaaaataaatcgatgAAAAGTTAATGGCAAGTACGGTCCCcacacctgtataatatatacttttatacaataCCTCGAATATCACAGGATTCTCCTCTTGGCTTGgagattatgaattatgattatacttttttatataattatattatatagtgggcATTGCCACACTGCAGAGCAGTCTACGTATATGGTATAAATAGGCAATATAATGCGTTACGTGGTTAAAACCGTTTCTTCCCAGAGAGTGATGTATTGTAAGTACATAGGTAAATTACCTggcaatagccaataggtatcatacatttttacttttttggcATGAGTATAccaatattgttttcataacaattttgtttattttgttgagAGAGGCGGGGCTAAGCTTTTACTATATAGTTTCTACCTACCTTACACGTCATATGGTAATTGATTTCAATAACatcgatattatgataatatgtttaagtagaaaaaaaatatgcaaatgtatataaatctGGACTCAGATAGACGAAAAACTGGCATTACGgtcatattacatatattataatattatataatatttaccataatatattattatacatcagtATATCACTcacctatagtattatagtaaatacaCCAAACATGCTCACtcccatttttttcttttattgccTAGTGATTTTATTCAAGTTCTTATTTTTGGAATCTTTTAGTAatagtacatacctatttaagGATCATATTTtcccaaattaaaatataaagtttgtaTCATCATTGGACATTTGGACACTCTTAAGTgctataaaaaatctaaataactgaatataatatgctcATTGCTCCTCAAGTATAGTCATAGAGGTACTTAAAGTTCCAAAAGccagaatataaataaattcataaaaatgaaaataataggaGTGAACATGATTGGTGAATCACCTGATCTTACATTTTCATATatctattgtaaaatatttcatgatgtacaaaattttaaaatgtttttggtttCATCATCACGTgacgtttatattatttccagaCGCCGGTATCAAGTTCGTGCCGAGTTTTTGTTCGGCGCTGAAGGAGCTGAGCGTGTCGGACTGCCACCAGGTGACCGATTTCGGGCTGTACGAGCTGGCCAAACTGGGCGCGCTGCTGCGGTACCTGTCGGTGGCCAAGTGCGATCAGGTGAGCGACGCGGGGCTGAAGGTGATCGCGCGACGGTGCTACAAGCTGCGGTACCTGAACGTGCGCGGCTGCGAGGCGGTCAGCGACGACGCCATCACGGTACTAGCGCGGTCGTGCGCCCGGCTCCGCGCGCTCGACATCGGCAAGTGCGACGTGAGCGACGCTGGCCTCCGGGCGCTGGCCGAGAGCTGTCCCAACCTGAAGAAGCTCAGCCTCCGCAACTGCGACCTGGTCACCGACCGCGGAATACAGCTGATCGCGTACTACTGCCGCGGACTGCAGCAGCTCAACATACAAGACTGTCAGATATCCGCGGACGGATACAAGGCCGTGAAGAAGTACTGCAAGCGGTGCATCATCGAGCACACCAATCCCGGTTTCTTCTGAACGACCACGTTGTATATACTTGGATTGTATACTGGGTGATCcgtttttaacatattaatattttttaacgacgtaaaattatgtaaaaaaaaaaaaaattgtattaaaaacgtcagtagtttaaagtttttaaacaattaatgtcGTTAAATAGATCACCCGGTATACTTAGGGTCGTATACAGCGGGGCGGTACCGtccgataaatatttttatataacgtGTGTGTCTCATaatgtatagaataataattttaataattgtaaaaaataatgcgCAAGTCGGTGTGGAACGGGTacaaggtatattattatgatgtaattaatattattatcgcataggcgcaaattaggtacctaaattatgtGGGACCTCTTGAGAAGGTCAGGACATCCCCGCTGCAAGACGAAAAAGTTAtgctaaaattgaaatttgggTTTTTGAGCCGTTTCTCTATATTAATCACATTTGcaccaattattttaatattacgtttGTATCGTCGTCGCCCACGCcgatacgtttatattatttaagtatcaGTCTGTATAAACGACGGACCTTATCGCAAGACACTGCCCATATGCAttactattaggtatatcattatattattaaatcagtattatatttaaactttccCGATAGGTCCCTAAGTAATATACACTCTGATCGTAAGTCTgtagatgttttttttaaactttttatattaattgtgcgTCCAGAATCGATGTTAGTGCCTGCCGCTTGATGCCAAACTGCCAAAGTTATGACTTATCACATAGGTATAATCCTAAAATGCGTTTATTGATcttttatttcacattttccAGATTAAATCTATTATGTGACCTGATTATgttgataattattactgtGGAAGGagatttgttttgtaaaaatctACGTTTTGCATATCcagtaacttatattttaataattattgcctgtgtaataactaataacaattagGTACTAATTAGTATCTGTACGGCTATACTTGATTCTTAGCTATTTATTTTAGCCAATATAAAAGATGTAGCTTACAAATATATACAGGTACTTTTTCGGAACAGACTTAATTCCATGATTCAAACTGGTTAGatgttatattcatataaaatataatcatcttAATTTCAGCCATaagtgtttaaatatattaatattcttgaATTCTGCgtaagcaaaataatattatggtcatgCATACGGAATATGTAAAACGTATCATGCagctcaaataataaaattataggaaATGCcatttaataattaggtacttcaACAGAAAcaaatatgaacattatatGCTCCATCTatccttattttaaaatacagttctttatttatttatctttagaTTTGTTTAGTGGCTATAATTGTCAGAGGCCACTTATGTTTCTTTGCGatatacgtaataaataataatataagtactaagtagtcATTTGTTACTATTGATTTGCttaatctaattatttatcatcaaatactattataaaatgcaaattataatttgcatttacatttacataatcgtaagaataaattaagaatgaaacaaaattaatttgacaaGGTATTGCTGTTAccacagaaaaatataaaaatatttgaccgAGAACTATAACTAACGTTCGGGATGTTTCACACTCATATTAACTGTAgactacattaaaattaaaagtacatgtctgaatatattgtacaaattaaatattgaaatatggtCATCAATTgacattgtaatatattgtaaattgtaatattattaatctttatttcCAATCATAATTAAGGTGCCATCTAATTTGTCTAAATGTTGCCATTCAACTTttgaagaagaaaaataaactacttatgtattattttaatattatttagtaaaatgttattttaagtggccaacataatatttaaatgaaatcttTTCATTTTATTAGACGACTGTGTTTTTTAATAAGTCTGATcacaatttaaaacttttatagtttatatattataatgttgtctggttagaattaaaattattatattgtaagtgcTTTATCACAAAATGcagtattcatattaaaatagaatacattttataaatatatgtacaaaCAAATTGAGTGTACAAAACTgttagtaaacattttaaataacttttatatttataataacaaagtttcaactgtttttgttttaattttgtgttgtttttgcaatttatattgtgttatttctTGTACAAAATATCAAAGTCCTATTAAAAATCACAATTCCTAATTTTTTACATGGAATGTTTTGTGTATACATTCAATTGTTTCATTGAATCACTTTATCAGTGAGATTAAtccagtttttaaatataaagcaCATTACTAGGTGTAAGACACATTTGTCAAATTCAaatcaatcaaaatatttgtttaatcgtttcattagttataaaaactttattaaaaaaaatattaacgttttttgTAAATACAAGGTTTTAATTCTAATGTAGGTAGTTTCTTTTTTAATGCCGTCTTACTTATATCTTGAGTTTTTTTCAAGTCCACAAAGACAAACATTTCAATTGTCTGATCtacttttgttttttcaaaaccatatttaGCCAAACTATCAACAAAtgtgttaatattatcaaatcggCTTTCAACTTCTGCTATTTTCATCAAAcccctaaaaataaaacaaaatattgtaagtatgtttttaaagtatattgttTTACGTAATAAATTAAGAACGTAATAagactcaaaattaaaattgtatgtatacacTATTCAAACGAAGGAATGTACATTGGAGAGTCCAGTTTCTGATAGGCGATGGTGTAGGAACATCAGTTAGTCATCCCCAAAGAGTCTTTACTCTTCCTATGTAATGAAGCTAATTCCTGGGTACAAATCAACACCCAGCAGCCAAACAAAACTTGCATAAAGTGTACTTATCTGTATATAGCAGCGTTTCTCAAACTGTGGGTTGCGACCCACTAGTAGTTTGTGACATAGGCGTGACTAGACTTCATCAGCAGGGGCAGCCTAGCTAATGATCGGCACTACCTTATTAGTGAACCAAaaaaagccaaaaaaaaaataaatgttgtgacTCTTCTGATTTAAAACTCGGTTGACCGGCACCTTACAAAAATTTCAGGGGCAGTCCAGGCTCCCTAGGCTGCCACCGTAGACATGCCTATGGTTCGTGAGTCAATTCTTGGTGGGTCGCGAGaagttttttgaattatatagattCTTTCTAGgaaatttattcattataatatacctaccaatattatattaattaataattataattgataaattaattacgtAATAAGTTATAGTAATAGtaatcaaattttgtttttagaactaatttttaatcttgTAAAATAAACCATGTGGGTCGTGATAGATTTTCGGGTATAAAATTGGGTCACGGTCCTAAAAAGTTTGAGAACTACTGCTacatagaatattaatttatgtacaaaACGAATATCCAAATCCCCAAGTTTCTTTGACATCAATATCCAAAACATttctcatcataatattatcctagTTTTATATTACCCGGTTTTCAAAACCCTATTTGCTTCTTTGATGAATGAATGCAAGTTTGTGCCCATCAGAGAGAGACAGAAAACTGCTATATCAACAGACCCATTGGCTAAGCTAGTGTGAGCCATATCTCCAGCAGTTACATGCTGATTTACTGCTACAAAATCAAAGGAATGAACTTTTACTTTAGGAAATGCCCGAGCAAGTTTAGCATCACCACAACCAAAATCTGCAACTACAACAGGTGAATTGACATTGGACTTCTTCaaactaaaagttaaaacaattttattaataaaattaatttatataagcgCTTTAATAAATAAAGCTTACATTGgtttaattt
This genomic interval carries:
- the LOC132939190 gene encoding F-box/LRR-repeat protein 7-like, which produces MTHAGRLSPVICPLAKLGRSSPGSLEFTPSVRNVPFHHPYTVLEAETSFTYSPTLRCSSPCLDQGYHTLVTGGGVGDCANLPLHSTATKHRRSQSRTVIGSNFDRLRDELVLKVFSYLNSADLCACAAVCHRWENLAWEPVLWRTIALCGENTCGDKAVRCVLRRLCGRTRTGACPEVQRLFLSDGTKISDKGLTALARRCPELTHVQLHGSPNITNAAISELVARCPNLQHLDVTGCVKVSTVGVYSRPEPSLRLCLQYLDLTDCQLVDDANLCVIVSNCPQLAYLYLRRCTKVTDAGIKFVPSFCSALKELSVSDCHQVTDFGLYELAKLGALLRYLSVAKCDQVSDAGLKVIARRCYKLRYLNVRGCEAVSDDAITVLARSCARLRALDIGKCDVSDAGLRALAESCPNLKKLSLRNCDLVTDRGIQLIAYYCRGLQQLNIQDCQISADGYKAVKKYCKRCIIEHTNPGFF